The following DNA comes from Lemur catta isolate mLemCat1 chromosome 19, mLemCat1.pri, whole genome shotgun sequence.
ctctctgtcctgcatgtctatctctgtctctccGCACCCCTCCTTTCTCGACGCTCCGCAGTGGAGGAGTGCAACTTTGCCGAGTTCAACTTCATCAACGAGCAAAACTCAGAGCTGGAGCATCTGCAGGAGAACATCAAGGAGGTGAGTGAGGCCTGcccttccccatctccccctTCTCCGTGCCTCCTTGCCCCTCCTCTCCTTTagccctccctcctgcttcctcctCACAGTTCTGCCCCCACTCTCCAGGCTATGGGCCAGGCCCAGCGTTCAGCCCCTGTCCCCACAGTTGCAGGAGGCCCTGGTGACCTTGCACACCGGTGAGGACAACCGGCATTCGCTGCAACAGCAGCAGCATAAAGAGTTGCAGCAGTGCGTGGATAAGGTGCGCTCGGAGGCTGAGCAGCTCGAGGCCCGTGTCCAGGATTTGCGGACACAGCTGGAGAAGGTCAAGGCTGGTGAGCACCTGCGGGACCCCTCTCCCAGCTGGGGCTTCATCTGGAAGGATGCCATGAGCCCACGGAGGGCCCAGTCCTGGCTGGCTGCTTGGAGGCACTGCATGGACGACTCTGTGCTCTTGCGTATGGGTCATCCCTTATCCATCTGTGTGTCCATCCAGGCTATGTCTATCCATCCAACCGTCTCTCCAGTATtcccccatccatccatccatccatccatccatccatccatccatctgtccataaATGCCTAGGAGTTGGACTGTTGGGGCATTGGGTAGGTATGTGTTGATATTTATCAGAAAATGTCACATATTTTTCCAATCTGGTTGCAAGATTTTACGTCCCCACCATGTGAGCACATGAGAGTTCCAGATGCTCTGCACCCTCACCAACCCTTCGTGTTGTCACCATTTAATTTCAGTCATGCCAGTGTGTGCGGTGCTATCTCTAtcaatttcatttgcatttccccgacTACTAGTGCTATTGAGCACCTtgttggccatttggatatctttGTGAAGTTCCTGTGCAATCttgtgcactttttttttttttaaatcaggttgtttgtcTTGTTATAAGtgagttgtgagagttctttgTCTATTCTGGATACCAGTCTTGGCAATTACTTTCTCCCACACTAAGGCTTGCCTTCTCACTTTCTTGTGAAAtgcttccttttcattcttttttggtgATTAactgaaacttattttttagttttgatgataTCTAATTTAACGACCTTTCTTTTTGTTGTCAGAGACTCTGTGGCCTGcttaagaaatttttgcctaccCCAAGGTTACAAAGGCATTGTCCTATGTTTTCTActagaagttttattgttttagctccCCCATTAAAATCTGTGAcctatttcaaattaatttgtATGTATGGTGTGATGTAGGGcctagagtttctttttttaatccttccTATGGATATCTAGTTGCAGCCTCTGTCTTTCCTAACGTTCTGGGCAGTAGCCATGCAGAGCGCTCAGGAGTCAGTGTCCTGGGCTTGAACCTTGGTGTGTGGCCCCCTCTCCCTAAGCCCCTCTGGAAGCGGGGATGGCAGTGCCTGCTTTGTAGGGTTGTCATGAGAGTTAGATGGCATGACGGATGGGGAGAGATAGCAAGGCGGGGGGTGGGGCAGCGAGCAGGAGAGCTGCCTcgtggcacacagtaggagctcagcTAATGGCGGATCCTCCCTTCCTCTATCAAGACGGCTGCGCCAAGCCCATGCCAGGTGATGAGGACACAGTGGGGCAGGCCAAGGAGGGAACTGACAGGGGGACTGGGCACTGGTAACTTGGGGGCTAGGATGGAGGACACCCAGGGCACTGCGGGCAAGAGGAGACCCTAACTCAGTCTGGGGTGCAGGACTATAATTTGCAGGGCCTTGTGCAGAATGTGGGGCCCCTTGTTAAAAATTGCCAAGATTTTCAAGATAGCGACAATAGTGCGCCAAGCCAAGTGCAGGGCACCTTTGAGCACTGGGCCCTGTGCCTGCCACTGCATGGGTCCCACACCCATGACGCTGTTTCTGCTGGGACgactgggaaggcttcctggaggcagcGATGCTTGAGACTTTGAAGGACAAGCTGGAGAGtggatgctcccacctcagcctcccgagatgCTGGGActgcagacgtgagccaccgtgcccagctgcaCTCGTGAcccctgtattagtttcctattgctactgTGACAGACTggcacaaactgagtggcttaagacaacacaaACTTATTATCATATTCTGTAGGTCAtgagtctgaaatgggtctcactaggctaaaatcagggagccagcagggctgcattcctttctggaggctctagggaagaatccactCCCTTGCCGTCTAGCTTCTAGAGGCCgtctgcattccttggctcgtggcctcttcctccatcttcaaagccagctgTGGCGGTTGAATCACATCACTACAACCTGAGCTTCCACAGACCCATCTTCTCTGATTGACAcgtctgcctccctcttccacttgtGAAGGGCCCTGTGGTTCCATGGGGCTCACCAGGTTAATCTCCTTAtgttaaggtcagctgattagcaagcTTAACTCCACTCTGCTGGGTAACCtaccatattcacaggttccaggggttaAGAAGTGAACATCTTTTTTGGGGAGGGGAACATTGTTCTGTTACCACAACCATCTTCCCGCTCCTAGCCTTCTTGTCCTCCCCAGAGGCAATCCCTTTATTAGTTTACTGGCTTAATCTTTACATAGCCTTTCTCTGAATTCACAAACATGTATATACTCATAGAcagtttatacattttttgtttttttctttttttatacaaatAGTTTGGCTCTCCATTTATTACTGtgccatttgctttttttcacttagcaatatctTGGTGCCATATCAGTAACAAAAAGATATTAATATGTAGTAATATGGTAAGATAGTAAtagaaatatagtaaaatatatagtgCTGTCTCACTCTTGACGttgcttaatatattttttttttttttttttgagacagagactcactttgttgcccgggctagagtgagtgccgtggcgtcagcctagctcacagcaacctcaaactcctgggcttaagcgatcctcctgcctcagcctcctgggtagctgggactacaggcatgcgccaccacacctggctaattttttctatatatatttttagttggccagataatttctttctatttttagtagagacagggtctcgctcaggctggtctcaaactcctgacctcgagcgatccacctgcctcggcctcccagagtgctaggattacaggtatgagccaccgcgcccggcctacgttgcttaatattaatatgtgtattagtttgctagggttgccgcgtcaaagtaccacagactgatGGCTTAAACAACGCCCATGTATTGTCTAAcggtctggaggccagaagtttgaaatgaAGGTGTCAGCCGGGCTGGTTCTCTCCGATGGCTGTGAGggaggatctgttccaggcctctgtccctgtgcagatggccgtcttctccctgtgtcccttCTCTCCATGTGTGTCTGTATTCAAAttccccctttttgtttttttaggatgCTAGTCCTATGGGGTTGGGGTCTACTATACTCCAGTGCGACCTCTTATTTTAACTAagtacatctgcaatgaccctctTTCCAAATCAGGTCAAATTCTGAGATATTGTGGGTTAGGGCTCCAGCACATGAGTTTTTGAGAGGCACAGTTTAACTCACGACAACATGGCTGTTCCAGAGTTATCCATTtctctattgatggacatttaggtctTTTGCAATTGTTAGCTGTTATCCACAATACTGCTAAGACCCTTTTATGAAGCTAAACACAACTAATACGTAGAAATGGTGTGTCTGTTTAAGGAACACATAGAAATGCAATGAAACTATATAAAAAGGCAAGTGGGGCACTGATGGATCCAGGATTTGGGACAATGGTGTGCTTGTGTCGGAGAGGCACGGGGTTGGGTGGGGAAGGTTGGATGTAGCTTTTTGTCAAGGTCATGGGCGACTTCTAACTTCATTAACAATAGCCAGTCAGTTAACGAAGTAGAAGCAGGCCACGTGTGGGTCAGCGTGAGAGTGGGTCACGACTGTGACCAGTGGGTCAGCCAAGGACAATGATTAATCTTGTCCTGTGCAACTGGGGTCCAATAttagaaaaaaaccaaagagaacAGTTCCAATGCTGCTTTGAATCCCTTGCTTCCTGGGGTGCAGGCATGTGAGTGTTCCTCGGGAAGGATCCTGCGCCGTGGAATCGCTGGGTGGGATGGAAGTTGAGTTTGTTTCTAGCTGAGGTATGTGAAGAAGTCTTTCCCCGCGGCGGTGCCTTTGTCACCCCTCACTCCCCGATGTTTGCTTTCCTTGTTCCCGAGCCCCGGGGCTGGGCGCACAGCGGTGCTCTGCCACTGCCTGGCTGGCTGAGCTCACCAAGTCCCATTTGGTCTTGGAGCCTTGACTGCTGTCTCCACAGAATGGGGCAGTGGGGacctgggcagggagagggctggCACCCTGTGGGAGGTGCCAGATCCCTGACACCCAGTCCCTTCCTGACCCAGATATCCAGCTCCTCTTCACCAACGCCCACTGTGACAGTAGCATCATTGACGACCTCCTCGGGGTCAAGAACCAGATGCGAGACCGGGACATAGGCCTGTTCCTGGCCATCATTGAGAAGCGGCTGATGGAGCTCCTGACGGTGCAGGCCTTCCTTGACTCCCAGGTGGCCAGCCTggcgggctgggctgggggccagcGCCTGGGGGCCAGCGCCTGGGGGCTGGGCCTGAGCTGACTGCTGGCTTCCAACACTCCCCAGAGCTACACCTCCTTTGCCAATGCTGCCCTCCTGGTGCTGGGCCAGAACCTTGAGGACCTTCCGAAGAAGATAACCCCACTTCAGCTCCCTAACAACCTGTGAGGCACACAGcaagggggaggaagaagaggcaggaggtTCCTCGGGGGCAGAGGGAACGCAATGGGATGGAGGGTCTTGGGAGGCTTTGGGGGGCCAGATGGTGGGCGTGGCCCTGGAGGATAGCAGGTGAAGAGTGAGCTTCGAGGACCCTGAAGGAGTAGGGGCTGTAGGAGTAGGGGAAACTCTGTGGGAAGATGGGGCCCTGGGTGCTCCAGAAGGGGTGTGGACACAGCAGGGAGGGACCCCTGGCCTTTTGTGGGTCAAGAGTCTAGCCTCcagttttcttcctcccctctagAGAGGACCCTCCAGGTTTTGAGGCCAAAGATGACTATCCTATGAGCAAGGAGGAGCTGCTGAGCCATGTGTTGAAGTCGGTGAGCGTGGGAACTCACCAGGGTTGGGGACAATGACCTCAGCCCCCCTTCAGGACCCTAACTTGCCTCTTTTTGCAGTTGGAACTCTTGGAGCAGGCCCAGGAGCTGAACGAGGCCACGAAGATGAGCAGTGTTTCCACTGGGGGCTTCTCCAGCATCCAGCGGACCAGCCCCACCACCGCCCTGGTGACCCCCAGGGACCCCAGGGCTACCCGCGGGTCCATCTTGATCAACAGGACTAACAGAGACCATGGCACTGGCTCCATTAGCCGTGTCACTTTTGGCGTCCCCAGCTCTGGCATGGGCCAGTTGTCTAGCCGTGCTACCCTTGGGGACCCCAGCTCCAGTGCAGGCCATGCGACCGTCAGCTCCACAAGTGGCAGTCGGGCACCAGCATCCACCCATGCTTCCAGTGGGAGCCGCGTGACTTTCAGACCCGTCAGTTCTAGCAGCTACCTGGGGTCCACTGGGTACCCGGGGTCCAGTAAAGGCCAAGAAAGCTTTAGAAGCAGTGTGGAGAGCAGGGGCACAGGGTCAGAATTGAGTGGAGGCCTCGGGTCCAGCAGAGGCCGCGTCTCCAGCGCCGGCCCCGTCTCCAGCgccagccctggctcctccacCAGCAAAGACTCCCGGGTCTACTACTAGGGGCACCCGGCTCCACCCTGCCCCTGGCTCCCTGCAGGGTCTgttttgtctctctgtctccctgtttGCCTTGTGACTCTCCTTCTTTGTCTCCTAGTTCCAGGCCTCTGTGTCTTTAACCCCCCATCTGTTTCCATTTGTCCTTCATCATCTCCTCCGCTCTGCCTCCTTGTCCCTGTCTGTTGACCCTCCTTCACCTTCTGTCTCCCAATCTCCTGTTCTCCTGGTTTCCCATTCAGTGCCTCTGTCTCTGGCTCCTTAGCCCTaaccctctgcccaccccccacctcctgcttCCAGCTTCCTCTTCTCACCTCTGTCTCCCACGTTTTCCTTGCATCTTGTGTCCCTGTCTCCATGGCTCCTCTTTCCTCACCCTTCCCAAGAGCCCCCTGGTACTGACTAGGGGGGAGAAAATCAGGGCAAAGATTTCAGGTTGAGCATGAGCTGTGACCATGGGAAGCGCAGGTGACAGCCTGACTTTTACCCCAGTCTGGTTAcagagtgtgtgtgagagcgCAAGCCTGAGACGCAGCTGCTTCCTGTACTTCCGCCCTGGGGGAGAATTGTGACCCTGTCCCTGTTCCTTGCCGTTCATCCAGCCATTCACTATTTTGAGACCTCCACATTTCAGGCTCTACTGGGAACTGGGAAATGTATCAGTCGGGAGAGGCTGGGCTATGCTGCAGTCACAAGCTCAGAATCCCTGTGGCCCGGACGCTGCAAAGGTGTCTCTCCACTGTGGGTTGGCTAAGAGCTCTGCTCCGCATCATCCTTGTGCCCCAGGCTGATGTGACAGCCTTCATCTGGAGTGTTGCCAGTTCCTTTGgcactgagagagagaaagagcaaagcaCGCAATGACTCTTAAAGCTTTTACCTGGATGTGACATGTTACTTTCGCTCACATTCATTTGCCAGGTGACCATGCCTAACTACAAAGGGGAGTGGGGACGTGCAGTcttgggaggagagaaaagagggatTATTTGCAGACAGCCCCAGTGCCTACTGCAGGGTCACAGAGATAAAGCCCCTTGCCTGCAGTGGGGGAGGGCTTGGGAGTGACAGGCATTGGGACAGCGTGGGTAACTCTTTCCTCTAGTTGAGTCACGCCGGATGTCCTGTTAACATATAATCCAGCCAAATCCAAATGCAGTTCATCATTCACCTTCCTAATCCAGGAGGGTAGTACTATGAACCTCATCGCTCTTAAAATGGGTTGACAATGTtacatatttaggaataaaatgaattGCTACATGTAAAGCCTTATACCggtacctggcatgtagtaacTCTTCAAAAATAGCTGTAATTATAACTAGGATGAGAAAGTGAAAACGAGTGTTGTGTTTTCGCACCTGTTCAGATAATCCAACCTTACTTTCCTCTCCTCTGACCCCACGATCCGGCGAGGTCCACCCAGTGATCTGCTGGTCGATGTTTAACAGCTGGCTCTTCAGGAAAGCGAATCCTGACTGTAGTGTGTGCCGATtgctgtggtgtaaatactctctCACTGtggctgctcccagccctgcagtGCGAACTGAAtgtggaggtgggaagggaggggtaAGGCCAGCCCCGTGAGCTGGGATGCGCTGCCCTGGCCCACTGCCCACCTGCCCTCGTCCTGCGCCCTGTCCCCCTTCACGCCCACAGGAAACTCCCCCAGCCGACTGCAACACAACTACCTTGaacttttaaaaccatttaaaaccttttaaaaaatggaagttgCCTTACATTTTTAACAGCAAGAAGACTCGGTTTACAATGTGCAAAGCTAATGCCTCAACGCTGCTAAACATTTAGCAAGAGAAGGAACAGAAGCAGCAGCCTGCCTGGTGCAAGCGCGAAATCTCGGCTTGAAAGGAAGGTGCTATGAACAGCAGATGGACAGTCTCGAGATAAACCAGGATGTGCTCTTGTTTGCACCACAGATCCCGGACGGACTGGGCATATCTTACCTCTGGGGCCCCAAGCAGAACTGCACATGCAAATTGTGACCACAGCCTTCCAGAACTTTCTTTCAAATAGAATATCATGACCTGTGACCTGTAGGAGGCCAACCAGTACTTGACCTCACTggttttatcctttaaaaaaataaatctaaagatGGAGATTAAAATATATGGAAGCAAGAAAACCCTGTTTTTGCCACTTTGCTAGAtcacagaggtttttttttttttgttttttttttttttgagacagagtctcactttgttgcccggcctagagtgagtgccgtggcgtcagcccggctcacagcaacctcaaactcctgggctcaagcaatcctactgcctcagcctcccgagtagctgggactacaggtatgtgccaccatgcccggctaattttttctctatatatttttagttgtccagatagtttatttctatttttttagtagagacagggtctcgctcaggctggtctcgaactcctgacctcaagcgatcctcccaccttggcctcccagagtgctaggattacaggcgtgagccacctcgcctggccgaTCACAGAGGTTTTGAGGAACTTTTTGCTGCAAAGGGTTGCCTTGGAGCTAGGCACAGAGCTGGAAAAGGTGgggtttcatttgttttttttgagacagagtctcactctattgcctcgggtagagtgcagtggtgtcatcatatctcacagcaacctcaaactcctgggctcaagcgatcctcctgcctcagcctcctgagtagctgggactataggagtgcaccaccacgcccagataatCGATTTCACATTTTTGATGGAGGTTCTAAATGTCCTCAACATGGGAAGAGAGTTTGGGAGTAATGTTGGGATGCAGCAGTGTTTGGTTTGGCTTCAGCTTCAATATTTGTTCGAAATATGTTAATCCATGTTGGCTTTGCCTCTTGAAGTGTGAATTATTATAGCAAAGGTGTGTGATACCCCTGAACTTATGGGTGATCCATAATATTGCAATCATGTAGATTGCTGTCATGTATATGTAGTTTAACAAGGTCAATTATATGAGCAAAATATTTCAgttggtttcttcatctgcaaaaacaaaaaagaagaaaaaaatattttagttggaTTCAGTGTTATTGTCTATGCATTTTCAAATGTAGGTAACTTGGAGTGACAAATCCTGTGTTCTTTACATGGTGACATTCTCTGTCaattgaaatataaatgtatgttttctttgcaAGAGTAAGATGCAAtactttttattgtaaaagtGATTAATTTTAGGTACAAAAAATTTCTAATAGTTGGTTCAGTGATCATTTGAACATTATGGGAGTATGTTTACTAGACAATTTTAGGAAGAATATCACTTCCTTTTTGaagcaataaatgtttatatagatTTAAATGAGAATATGAGATGGAATAACAGAAATTAGGCTATATCCTAATTCTAGTctttgtagaatatttttaaaagaaatttctattttggATTTGTTCACATCTCAAGAGGAAGGACTGAAAGCAGCATGTCAAACTTGCCCCCTCAAAATTTCACAAGacgtattaaaaaaaaaaacctctaaattGACCACCTTTGATTAATTAGCTTTAATTAAGACATAATGAAGAATATAACTAGCAGGATGATAAGAAGaaggtattaaagaaaaataagggacCCCAAGCACATCTTGTTCTCACGGATCCAACTTCAACATACAGAGTTTGTAAGAATGCTTTAAGCAGACAGAacagtcttcaaaatctggtttATCGTGGAGGGAACTCTTTTCTGTGTGTGCTTGGGAAGCCAGCAGGCGTCTCCACCTCCCACTCTCAGCTATTCCGGAAGTTCAGTCACCTGTGGTCCACGTGCTGTTCGTTAATTTAATTCAAACATAGTTTCCAAGGAGGAAAGGGCTACTGATGCGATCTGATGAGGAATCTTACCTGTATTCATACAGTTTCAATGCAGGGATGTCATCAGCAGGGCAGCAAATGATCAGGGCAAAACTTTTTTATCGAAGGAATAATCACTGGACGTGACCACGATTTGCAAAGTTTTGGGCATCCTAGAAAACGCTTCTGTTGAAGTGTCACTTctaagtaatatttattaatagggAACAGGATAAGTTGGGACAAGTTATTAATTTGCACACAGTCTCTCTAGTGCACAAGACAAGAAGATTCatatttctgtaaaattctcCCCTGAACACCTGATCAGTTCAGATCGTTTGAACTAACTCTATGATTTAGATCCCTACCTCTCCACTTACAGCTGCTGAGGGGCATCTCCATCCCTTTGCTcattaatttgacaaatatttattgagcatttactatgtgccatatATTAGACCAAGTTCTGGGGATAGAAGAGTgaaccagaaattaaaaaatggtatctcaggaaggaaatggaaaggcAGCTCCCCTGGGATGTGGCTTCTGGAAGTGGAGccacttttcttcctcctttgggACCCAGGAAGTCTCATCTTGGTATGGAGCAGAGTCATGACCACCAGTCCTGTGGACTGTCCCAGAGtgactttctcctctttctctcctcaaaaGTAAGCACAGCAGACCCAGGCCCTCAGGTTTGCTCCCCCCAAAAGTGACCTCCTAAACCTCTACAGCAGGTGGGATTCAGGCTCACCcctgctctctgcctcctcctcagggATCCTAGATCTGCACTGAGAGatcttcctctgccttcccccaGTCCAGGGGCTGGGACTGCCATTTATAGATGGTCACCCCTGCATCGCCAAGCTCAGAATATGCCTGAAGCCACTTACAGAGAAGCCCGATAATCAAACCCAGATTCCTCTTTGTTCCGAAGCTTAGCAGCACGTTCCTCAATGTCATTGTCATTTCCCTTTTGTCCCAGGGTGGGAGTGGGATGGAAAATGGAGAATGCAGGTCTGCTGGACCAAGGCTGTGGCTAGAACACAAAAAAGGTGGCTTCTGGACACCTGCTTTGAcgtggtggtggtgttggtgatGGTGACTTTGGTGACCCTGTTGATGCTGGTGGTGACAGTGGTGTTGGTGGTAGCAGTAGGGGTGGGAGGTAGTgatgggtggtggtggtgttgaaGGGAGTCACTCTGGTGGCAACATTGTTGGTGGTGATGCTGTTGGTGACAGTGGTTGTCACCTCAACACACTTTATTTCCATCTCAGATTCATTCGATTACAGAGACTTGCATTATGAAGCCTAAGCTTAATTATCAggctaattaattaattatcaaGCTAATTAATCAACTTAATTAATTACCAAGCCAATTAATCAGCTTAATTAATTATCAAGTTAATTCATTATTAAGCTAATTAATACCATTAATTTATGCTGTCCGGTATAAGAGAACAGCAGGCAAGTGAAGTTCAATCTTATTGGCAAAAATGGAGGAACGACTGAATTAAATTGTACTCAATAACAGTGAAATTGGGAACCGTTAGTAATTTTTCTCCTTCAGGAGTGAGGCAGAAACTGGCACTGCCACGCTGgaactgtgtggccttgggcaagtgtcTTCAGCTCTCTGAGCCCAGTTCCTCATCTGGAAATCAGAGCTGGCAGCGCACCCTAGCGGCAGCAGTATGTGGTGGAGCAATctcacggggggtggggggggggtgtcatAATATGTGTCAGCTGAAAATAATGGGGATAATTTAGACAGCtgaaaacactatcctagattcCCAGTGGAGACTAGTTATTAGAGAGCAGCCATTCTAAGGTGATCTgactagcatttaaaaataagaatagggTGTAATAGAAAGCATCAGGTGGTACAgggtggtattttaaaaataagttttattttgtttttaattgacacacgatagttgtacatatttatggggtacggTGTGATGTTTGGATACATACACAGATTGTGTGATGATCCAATCAGGGTAATTAGCTTATCCTTCACCTCCAACGCTAGTCATTTCTTTGCggtgaaaacattcaaaatcttctagctactttttttttttttaattgttgactATAGAGGGTGGTATTCTTTTGTGAAACTGTGTTGATGCGAAATGATTTCTTATTGTGCATCATGGTCAGAAAAGTTTGGAAGGCGCTGGTAGACGGTTCCCAGACAACTGCGCGTTCGTACACCGGCCACCACCTGCCTTTCAGCCGCCAGGTCCGTCCCCGCCCCAAACGCACGTTTCTCGTCTCCCGGCGGCGCTGCCTTCGCGGGACGCTGCCGCCAGGTGGCGCCCGTGCCCCACCGGGAGTGGGTTTGGCGCCATCCGAGACCATTCATCCTTCTTTCCGCATGTGCATTCAATGCCGCTGTGCGCCCGACGAGGTCCCCGCCCCCGGAGCTCACATCCCAGTGGGAAAGACAGATGAGAACCCAAATGCACGACCCAGTCAGTACAGGGAGGCTCCGGCTTGGGGCTTAAGAGCCGAATCTCTGGTGCCGGACAGCAGGGGTAGAATCCCGCCCGCCACCTgccggctgtgtgaccttgggcagcttgCTTAGCctcgctgtgcctcagtttcttctgctataaaatgggagtgatggccgggcgcggtggctcacgcctgtaatcctaacactctgggaggccgaggagggaggattgtttgaggtcaggagttcgagaccagtctgagcaagagtgagaccccgtctctactaaacatagaaagaaattatatggacagctaaaaatatatgtagaaaaattaaccaggcatggtggcacatgcctgtagtcccagctactcgggaggctgaggcaggaggattacttgagcccaggagtttgaggttgctgtgagctaggctgatgtcccggcactctagcccgggcaacagagtgagactctgtctcaaaaaacaaaaaaaaaaaaaaaggagggtcTGAAAAACGTTAGAATTGTA
Coding sequences within:
- the ODAD1 gene encoding outer dynein arm-docking complex subunit 1, encoding MPLRISPSSARSEEGSEVLLEGLVDWELSKLQRQCKVMEGERRAYSKEVHHHINKQLEEIQRLEELRANLQMQIGIAQSQSKRLQDSERLENMDRLLKCRDRVQAEVEELQEKTRALDREIQEWENRIFTHNKEVKAPGFILDQKCKIQRRIKILEDQLDRVTCHFDIQLARNATLREELDLLRIERNRYLNMDRKLRKEIHHLRQTVSNLIASSTSAYTARDEAKAKMGMLRERTEKEVAQNETDTQILERQIAHLEQLHRFLKLKNNERQPDLAALEKQEKRARERVEGLRKTSQEKLVLRYEDALNKLSQLTGESDPDLLVQKYLEMEECNFAEFNFINEQNSELEHLQENIKELQEALVTLHTGEDNRHSLQQQQHKELQQCVDKVRSEAEQLEARVQDLRTQLEKVKADIQLLFTNAHCDSSIIDDLLGVKNQMRDRDIGLFLAIIEKRLMELLTVQAFLDSQSYTSFANAALLVLGQNLEDLPKKITPLQLPNNLEDPPGFEAKDDYPMSKEELLSHVLKSLELLEQAQELNEATKMSSVSTGGFSSIQRTSPTTALVTPRDPRATRGSILINRTNRDHGTGSISRVTFGVPSSGMGQLSSRATLGDPSSSAGHATVSSTSGSRAPASTHASSGSRVTFRPVSSSSYLGSTGYPGSSKGQESFRSSVESRGTGSELSGGLGSSRGRVSSAGPVSSASPGSSTSKDSRVYY